In a genomic window of Helianthus annuus cultivar XRQ/B chromosome 10, HanXRQr2.0-SUNRISE, whole genome shotgun sequence:
- the LOC110886888 gene encoding uncharacterized protein LOC110886888 translates to MDIEQRTPMIAKKLWGIIRAILYMVKKNLSKTIPWFEFHMMLKRSTKLAGKAIGNLLLDHQTLSSALTCRPNNIRTTFITPVEYEFSCSNTPLFHHKRKNNRHRYAASNSGLHSYRSRNSQELTVGDVRKVFDILNNYESESASAETEKTFQSFQSPLTLLGLGMSPNVRRLRVTDSPFPVNGTEDEGGRQVDVAAEEFIKNFYKELKLEKNRATVEPPSPLLYRKWGQVR, encoded by the coding sequence ATGGATATTGAACAAAGAACACCAATGATAGCCAAGAAGCTATGGGGAATAATAAGAGCAATTCTCTACATGGTGAAAAAAAACTTATCAAAAACCATACCATGGTTTGAATTCCACATGATGCTAAAAAGATCAACAAAGCTCGCCGGAAAAGCCATCGGAAACCTCCTCCTAGACCACCAAACCCTCTCCTCCGCCCTCACATGCCGCCCAAACAACATCCGCACCACCTTCATTACCCCGGTTGAATACGAATTCAGTTGTAGCAACACCCCTTTGTTCCACCACAAACGTAAAAACAACCGTCACCGTTACGCGGCCAGTAACAGTGGTTTACACAGTTATCGGTCGCGTAACAGCCAGGAACTGACCGTTGGTGACGTCAGAAAagtttttgatattttaaacaaTTATGAGTCAGAGTCAGCGTCAGCCGAGACTGAAAAGACCTTTCAGAGTTTTCAGTCTCCACTGACGCTGCTTGGGCTCGGAATGAGCCCGAATGTACGGCGGCTCCGCGTGACGGACTCGCCGTTTCCGGTGAATGGTACGGAGGATGAGGGTGGCCGGCAGGTGGATGTGGCTGCGGAGGAGTTTATTAAGAATTTTTATAAGGAGTTGAAGTTGGAAAAAAATAGAGCCACCGTGGAACCACCGTCGCCGTTATTGTATCGGAAGTGGGGTCAGGTTCGATGA